One Oncorhynchus masou masou isolate Uvic2021 unplaced genomic scaffold, UVic_Omas_1.1 unplaced_scaffold_9010, whole genome shotgun sequence genomic region harbors:
- the LOC135538083 gene encoding uncharacterized protein LOC135538083, whose translation YYSDLINPPGYNSDLINHPGYNSDLINPPGYNSDSTIPQGYISDLINPPEYYSDLINPPGYNSDLIKPPGYISDLNNAPEYYSDLINDPGYNSDLIKPPGPPEYYSDLNNAPAYNSDLINPPGYNSDLINPPGYNSDLINPPGYNSDLINPSGYNFDLINPPAYNFDLINPPAYNSDLINPW comes from the exons AGTACTACTCTGACCTCATCAATCCCCCAGGGTACAACTCTGACCTCATCAATCACCCAGGGTACAACTCTGACCTCATCAATCCCCCAGGGTACAACTCTGACTCAACAATTCCCCAGG GGTACATCTCTGACCTCATCAATCCCCCAGAGTACTACTCTGACCTCATCAATCCCCCAGGGTACAACTCTGACCTCATCAAACCCCCAGGGTACATCTCTGACCTCAACAATGCCCCAGAGTACTACTCTGACCTCATCAATGACCCAGGGTACAACTCTGACCTCATCAAACCCCCAGG TCCCCCAGAGTACTACTCTGACCTCAACAATGCCCCAGCGTACAACTCTGACCTCATCAATCCCCCAGGGTACAACTCTGACCTCATCAATCCCCCAGGGTACAACTCTGACCTCATCAATCCCCCAGGGTACAACTCTGACCTCATCAATCCCTCAGGGTACAACTTTGACCTCATCAATCCCCCAGCGTACAACTTTGACCTCATCAATCCCCCAGCGTACAACTCTGACCTCATCAATCCCTGG